The proteins below come from a single Eucalyptus grandis isolate ANBG69807.140 chromosome 3, ASM1654582v1, whole genome shotgun sequence genomic window:
- the LOC104436579 gene encoding pentatricopeptide repeat-containing protein At4g21065: protein MRAARQQLRQAVDSLYSRGHATPASYTRLVLECVRAHDVDQARRLQSHMELHSFRPDDTYVHNRLLHLYARVGKLDDARKLFDKMPARDVFSWNAMLSLHAKCGSVGDMWATFDEMPVRDVVSYNTVMAGFAGNGQPQKALRVFVNMHENGFAPTEYTQVSALNACSQLQGLRLGKQIHGRMVASDFRGSAFVWNALTDMYARCGEIHWARWLFDCMVDKDVVSWNTMISGYVINGNPDKCVDLFRQMQLTGCKPDQITVSNVLRAYFQCGHVVEARKLFDELRERDKICWTTMIVGYSQNSREEDALQLFCHMLSTNVQPDGFTMSSVVSSCAKLAFLLLGQAVHAKAILVGVDDGLLVSSALVDMYSSCGVIADARFIFNTMTSRNVVSWNAMIGGYAQNGQDLEALKLYEEMLQGNMKPDIITFIAILSSCVHANLIEQGRKYFDSISKVHGITLTLDHYALMVGLLVRSGQGDKALSLIEQMPHQPNSVIWSSILSSCATTGDIRLGKIAASHLFDLDPCNAGPYITLSNMYAANARWKDVASVRSLMKNRNVRKVAAYSWIEFDNKVHRFVSEDRSHPETDQIYEELHRLIKKLQVAGFIPNTKPVLHDVADNEKLASISYHSEKLALAFVLLKNPDGAVPIRIIKNIRVCTDCHAFMKYASELIGRHIILRDYNRYHHFIGGKCSCNDYW, encoded by the coding sequence ATGAGAGCGGCGAGACAGCAGCTCCGCCAGGCCGTGGACTCGCTGTACTCCCGCGGGCATGCGACCCCTGCGTCCTACACTCGCCTGGTACTCGAATGCGTCCGTGCCCACGACGTCGATCAGGCCAGGCGGCTGCAGTCCCACATGGAACTCCACTCCTTTCGGCCCGACGACACCTACGTGCACAACCGCCTCCTCCATTTGTACGCCCGGGTCGGCAAGCTCGACGACGCCCGGAAactgttcgacaaaatgcccgcCAGAGACGTTTTCTCGTGGAACGCCATGCTCTCGCTGCACGCTAAATGTGGGTCGGTTGGGGACATGTGGGCAACCTTCGATGAGATGCCCGTTCGCGACGTTGTTTCCTATAACACGGTTATGGCGGGCTTTGCGGGAAATGGACAGCCTCAGAAGGCTTTGCGAGTGTTTGTGAATATGCACGAAAATGGGTTTGCGCCGACTGAATATACTCAGGTGAGTGCATTGAATGCCTGTTCACAGTTGCAGGGTTTGAGGCTGGGAAAGCAGATCCATGGCAGGATGGTTGCTAGTGATTTTAGGGGCAGTGCGTTTGTTTGGAATGCGTTGACTGATATGTATGCTAGATGTGGTGAAATTCATTGGGCCAGGTGGTTGTTCGATTGCATGGTTGATAAGGATGTGGTTTCATGGAACACGATGATTTCTGGATATGTGATCAATGGAAATCCGGATAAATGTGTTGATTTGTTCCGTCAGATGCAATTGACTGGCTGTAAGCCTGACCAGATTACGGTCTCCAATGTCCTCAGAGCCTACTTTCAATGTGGACATGTCGTTGAAGCAAGGAAATTATTTGATGagctcagagagagagataaaatatGTTGGACGACAATGATAGTTGGCTACTCCCAAAATTCAAGAGAAGAGGATGCATTGCAGCTGTTTTGTCATATGCTGTCAACAAATGTGCAGCCCGATGGTTTTACCATGTCTAGTGTGGTGAGTTCCTGTGCCAAATTAGCATTTTTGCTTCTTGGTCAGGCTGTGCATGCGAAAGCTATTCTTGTGGGAGTTGATGATGGTCTGCTTGTTTCCAGTGCTCTTGTTGACATGTACAGCAGCTGTGGAGTAATTGCAGATGCTCGGTTCATTTTTAATACGATGACTTCTAGGAATGTTGTTTCTTGGAATGCTATGATTGGTGGTTATGCacaaaatggtcaagatctggAGGCCTTGAAACTATATGAGGAGATGCTGCAAGGGAACATGAAACCTGATATTATCACTTTTATAGCTATTCTTTCATCCTGTGTTCATGCCAATCTGATCGAACAGGGACGAAAGTATTTTGACTCAATCAGCAAAGTACATGGGATTACGCTGACTTTGGATCATTATGCATTGATGGTCGGCCTCCTTGTTCGATCAGGCCAGGGAGATAAAGCACTGAGTCTCATCGAGCAAATGCCCCATCAACCAAATAGCGTAATTTGGTCCTCTATTTTGTCTTCATGTGCAACAACAGGTGATATTAGACTTGGAAAGATAGCAGCAAGCCATTTATTTGATCTTGATCCATGTAATGCTGGACCATATATTACACTATCTAACATGTATGCAGCTAATGCCAGATGGAAAGATGTTGCATCTGTGAGATCTCTGATGAAGAACAGAAATGTCAGGAAAGTCGCAGCTTACAGCTGGATTGAGTTTGATAATAAGGTCCACAGATTTGTGTCCGAAGATCGTTCTCATCCAGAGACAGATCAAATATATGAAGAACTGCACAGATTGATAAAGAAACTACAAGTGGCTGGCTTTATTCCTAATACAAAGCCAGTACTCCATGATGTAGCGGACAATGAGAAGCTTGCATCTATAAGCTACCACAGCGAGAAACTTGCTCTTGCATTTGTCTTGCTCAAAAACCCTGATGGTGCAGTTCCCATACGAATAATAAAGAATATTCGCGTATGCACTGACTGCCATGCGTTTATGAAATATGCATCTGAACTTATCGGGCGCCATATAATCTTAAGAGATTATAACAGATATCATCATTTTATTGGAGGAAAGTGCTCATGCAATGATTACTGGTAG